AACATAATTCTTTTCATACCTGTATTGCTTTACTAATGTATTTTCGTATTCCCTACTCTTAGATATCTAATACTTCGGAATATTCCTTTTGCTTTGATTATCGTTTTTTAGTGTTTACTACTTATCTTTACATGGGTTCTCCTTAGTTGTATTTCCTTATCCTAGCTGCTTTGATTATGCAtttcttgagccgatggtctatcaaAAATAGTCTCTCTACATTCACAAGGAAGGGGTAAGATCTACATACGTAccaatgttgttgttgttgtttgtattTATATAGTACCAAATTTTGTCAAGAATTTTTTTTCCTAATGCCTCCAACCAACCAAACTACTTAACTGTCAAAGTACTTACAAATTTATTAAGACACTTAAAAATTACCTCccaaaacaaatataaaaaaattatgaaGAAAAAAGATTATTCCACATGAAAAATGCATGGATTCTTGATAAGAAAGTAGCAATAGAACTTAAATGATCAAAATCCACCAAAAACAGATTTTAGAATCTTGGGAAACAAAGTAGGTAGTTCATGCTGATAAGATTGAAAGTAAGAATTCTATGAGTAAAAATCAAACGACTAAGAAACGCTATTTCTATGACAGCTCGAACTTCTTTCGTTGTGGTTACATGACATTACATGTAGATTTTACACATATTTAAACTTCGAAATGAACAGAGATTACATGTAAATTAATTATTAACCTAAGTGATTGAAATTAAGTCTGACAAAGTCCTCTCTATTTAAATTCTGATTTGAAGAGTGAAGACTTTTAGTAAAAAGTTTCTTTTCATTTcgatttataaataaatatatgttgaACCTTGAATCTTCAAAGTAAAAGGTaaatattgaagaagaaaaaaaccgtgagttttatttttttttattttgtggtaAGCTTTGAGGAAAGATATGAGATCAAGTGCCACGTCGATCAAATGAAAAAATATCATTCTTGGAGGGCTCTGTCTCGTCTTAAATCATTGACGACTTTCTACTTCAAAATCTTCTTTTCAAAAATGATGTGCTGGGAATATTAATCTCTTTTAATGGTTACGATAGTCATGATCAGCTATTTGCCATGTGATTCGGGGTAGTAATAAGTAAGAATTTGTCAAGCAATAAACAGCGCACCCTTTAACTAATGTCTGAATTATATATGTGAGAGTTTTAATAAGTAAAATTTAGAGCGCAGAGGGACGATTACATAATCAAGCACACCATAAAAGCGAGATAAATTAATGGCATATCAGTAGAGCATATGACAGTTTCAGTGAGTGATTATCTGTTACTGGTGTCGTATGGAGAATAGATTTAAAATTATATATGTAGTTTCAAACTAAGCAACGAgattaaaattttcaagaaagaaaTCTGCCTTTATCAATTGGTGTTGAGATCACTTGATGTCTAATAACTAAGTTGTGCACTCAAAAGTGTTCCAACCCAGTTAAtcctaattaaataaataaatcaaagcaAAAGAAAATGTTGATTATGGGATACTCCAAGTTAGGTCAAGTCTCAAATCAACCCATCTATGAGTTCACCCGGTCAAACTTCAACTCGGATCCCTATGTCAACTGGGCACTTGGCAACCCTAAATCAATAACCATCTTATATAATAATATCCTATATACTCCTAAAGGATATGAACTCTCATAATACATACGATTCTCAATGCGTGTATTCTAGCTCTCTATACATACATGCCTTTGAACTTAAAATAATGATGAAAGATATAAGTTAAGTGTTTACGACTCTCTAAAAAGTTTAATGATCATAAATTATATCCTAAAAGGGAATGATTTTCATACTAATTGTTCCTTCTTTTAAAAATTTGTTCAAAAGATAAAGTACAGCATGAGATAACTTTTACTATATATATTAGTTAGAAAAATATCTCAACAAACAGGTAGAAATGACGTAAATAAGAATAAAACTTTCCTATTATGGAAAGAAATGTATAATAAACAaagacaaaacaaaaacaaagaaGATTGGTTCATTTTATAACTCATTCATCAAAAATGAAAGAACCTGTAAAGGATCGATGCATTTAAATGTTATTTTCAAAAGTCTAGATTCCCGACTTCATAAATcttcaaaaatgagaatagaTGTACAATTGAAGTACGGATAACCATGTTgttctccttttatttttattatttttgtttccCCTCACTTTGCCCTTTTCTCTCACACCAATCAACATAACCAAAAAGCTGCCTGCAAGTGCAAGTCGTAGTCAACCAACTTATTACTCCgttttaattttaaaatgatAGCATATTTTTTATTAGTATGTtccaatgacatatttttatatttaaaaataatttaattttaaatttttattttttaattattttatccttaatgataAGTTTTTATATCCATACAAATATCATGATTCCATAAAACCTTTATCCCTTAAGCTTTTAGGACCACatatttcaaaaaatttctttttttttcttaaattttatgtcaAGTTAAACTATATCATCTAAATTAAAGGAATACTTCCGTCAAACCTCTCTCCCGACCTTCAATCTTACACATATCACTTAAAAGATAATCATAAATAATAACACAATCAGTATGTCCAAAATAAATTCTAAATGTTTTATTGATGGTATTACATGATATTTTTATTTAGTAACACGGGAaattatgtattattttatgtaaaAAAGAATGCGAAATAAGATTACATGTATGATGCATTAATTGACAAAATAATTAACAATccttttaaaacaaataatttatgTATAACAATCCTTTCATTGTTATCAACTTTATCAATATTCTCCACATATATAATTTTTGCAATATAATTTCTGCGTAACTAGTAAGTAAACCAAACCAGCCCTAACTGTTGTCACATGTTCTCTCAAGTCTTTAACACATATTGACTGACACGTGCCTTACCCCCTCTAGGTTTTagatcttttcctttcctttttctctttctcTTCTATTTAGTTTAGAGAAAACATGAGCTGGAGGGAGATTCCGTGTGTGGGATTCGAGCTGTAATTGGAAATAGGCCCCTATTCCCACCTCCTCTCCCCTTCACACACCCCCTCCCCGCACgtcttctttttctccttttacCTATATATATACCTTTCATTTGGTTTTGTATTCATTCATTAAACCATCAAAGGTTTCTTCTCATCTTCACTCTATTTGTGTCACCACGAGCTTTAGAAGTACTATCATTTTTGGTACTTTTTGTCTGTTAAACACAGAGAAAAAGTCATGGAGTTTGTTTCCATGTTTTGCTTATTTGCTTTCATTTCTTGCTCCCTTCTTCTTCTCCATTCTATCTTCAACTTCTTTGCTTTTGGTATCAAGTTGCCTCTTCCTCCTGGCACTTTGGGTTGGCCTTATATTGGAGAAACTTTCCAACTTTACTCTCAAAACCCAAGTGTTTTCTTTGCCTCCAAAGTCAAGAAGTTAGTACTAAACTCTAAAAACCCTTTCATTTGCTTGATTTCCTGATCTTGAGTTGCTAATGAGCgatgggtgtgtgtgtgtgtgtttttgaAACAGGTATGGTTCAATATTCAAGACTCACATATTGGGATGCCCATGTGTGATGATATCAAGCCCAGAGGCAGCAAAGCTAGTTTTGGTCACAAAAGCTCATCTCTTTAAGCCTACATTTCCAGCTAGCAAAGAGAGGATGTTGGGAAAACAAGCCATTTTCTTCCATCAAGGAGATTATCATGCCAAGCTGAGGAAGCTAGTTCTTCGTGCTTTCATGCCCGAATCCATCAAAAACATCGTCTCAGACATTGAATCCATCGCAAAAAGCTCACTTGAATCCTTGGAAGGAAGATTGATCAACACTTACCAAGAAATGAAGACAGTATGTTCTCAAAATTTCCATCCATAAAAAAACAGAGTCCCCTGTTTGTTTTTCCCAAAATGGATACTTACACTATGAACATGTTTTCTCAATTTGGTAACTTTTGTTTTTGCAGTACACATTCAACGTTGCATTGCTTTCCATATTTGGAAAGGATGAAATGCTCTATAGAGAGGATCTCAAGAGGTGTTATTACATTCTTGAAACGGGATACAATTCGATGCCAATCAATCTCCCAGGAACACTATTCCATAAATCAATGAAAGCAAGAAAGGAGCTAGCAAAGATCTTGGCCAAAATCATCTCAGTTAGGAGGGAAACAAAGCAGAATCATACTGATTTGCTGGGATCTTTCATGGGAGATCAAGAAGATCTTACTGATGAACAAATTGCAGATAATATCATTGGAGTCATATTTGCTGCTAGAGACACTACTGCTAGTGTTCTTACATGGATCCTTAAATACCTTGGAGAAAATCCAACTGTCCTACAAGTTGTCACTGTAAGATTCTATGCACTAGTAGTACGGTTGGATTCGGAATTTAAATTTAAtggacttcaaaattttaaaactaTAAGTTCAAAACATAATATTTGTAGCATGTCTTTTAGGATATTTCCCACTCTAAaataaaaccaagaaaaagaagaggaaaatatcTTATAAGGGTGGTTTCATTATAGGAGGCGAAAAATAATAATGTTGTCATTGCAGGAAGAGCAAGAGGGAATAATGAGGGAAAAAGAGGAGAATGGTAAAGGACAAGTGTTAACATGGGCAGACACCAAGAAAATGCCTATGACTACAAGGGTGATCCAAGAGACACTTAGAGCTGCTTCTATCTTATCTTTTACTTTCAGAGAAGCTGTTGAAGATGTTGAGTTTGAAGGTCAGCTTTGACCCCTCAGTTTTAATGAAGTCAAATATTTTACACTATAGTTTGAAAGAAAAAAACACCCTTTTCTTGCTATttttattaactatataatatacTTAGATTTTTTCTTGATATTTTCAGGATATCTAATACCAAAAGGATGGAAAGTATTACCACTGTTTAGAAACATTCACCATAGCCCAGACAATTTTCCAGAACCAGAGAAGTTTGATCCATCAAGATTTGAGGTAAATATCAGAGGGGAAATATTAgtaaatttaaattaattaactgtaCATTCTTTCCTAATTTTCCCCTCATAATTCCACTATGATCCGAGACAAATCTTTTTCTGTTGATGTGCCAGGTTTCTCCAAAACCCAATACTTTCATGCCATTTGGCAATGGGGTCCACTCATGTCCAGGCAATGAATTAGCCAAGCTGGAGATTTTGATACTTGTACATCATCTGACCACAAAGTACAGGTTGGTAAAATTTAAACCTTGAAAATAAAAAGCATTTTCATCTAGCTCTAACTGAATTCTTATCATTTCCATTTTTTTCTAAAAATAGACTTCCTAAAAATAGTATGGTCAAGTGTTACTCATCTCCTAATATTTGCTATGTTTGGCAGGTGGTCTATGATGGGCCCACAGAATGGAATACAGTATGGACCTTTTGCTCTTCCCCAGAATGGCCTGCCCATTATGCTCTCGCACAAGACATCATCATAATAaggcccaaaaataaaaaaaaacattgAATTGAGAGCTTCCCAACAAGAAGATAttttcatttccaaaacaaaagaTTTTCCCTCAAACTAAAGAAAGAAGAGAAGCTAAAAATGACAGGAATTCAAACACAGGGGAAGCAAATTGTATATATATTGAGAAAGAGAGTTTCTTTTCCTAATTCAAGAAAAAAATCATATATATTCATTAACCTAACACACAAAGAGAAACTCAGGAGTTAATATGTGATGTAACATAGGGTGATtcctttttgtatttttttacttCTTTCTTACTACTTtgtaatttttccttttaattcttttttaaatttatttatggcaTGTAAAAAGTCCGTAAGGCAAGTAATGAAAGTCTGATCTCGGCAGCACATAGTTGTCAATATCATTTATAAATATTTGTTGTTTTATTATTTTGCTCTGAGATTCATTCAGTTATTAGATATACATCCATTCTTATCCTCCCCTCCCTCTGCAAATTGCCTCCCCTTCTTCCCCTTTTAAAACAAATACTACAATAATAAACTAAAATTTCAACCCAAAAAGATAACACCATTACTTAAGTCATATTGGTTCTTGGGTCCTTCTTCAGAATAGTtactattttatcattttaatctaaCGTTCATGTGTGACCGGCCAGACACTTACGGAATTTACTTTACATATATGTATTTTGGAATATGTATACTTATAATCCAAAATCAATTAAAAAAGAGGGTGTATATATTTCTGCTTATGACGGGAGATTCATGAATAAAGGAACAATCTCTCTCAAATATGTTTCATGAAACTTATATTTACGAAGACAAGTTCAGTAGTGTGGGATGACTAACTGCAAATCCTTCTCATGCTTCCACATGTCAGCTGCAGCATCTCTTTGTCATTCacgaaaatgatatttttaatttGGAGATCGACGGTTTAAGAAACTCAGCTAGCATGATTTATGACAAGAAAAAAATATAACCACTACATCACTTCAGCTTTCAACTATATCTTGTTAAATCATGAATCTTTTTCGTCACATTTCGTATATATAACGGGAATCAAACCCTTTTTCTGCTGACAGACAAATATACACTAATATTCTACTTCATTCCAACAATTTGTTAGATACTGACAACTCTAACTATTAGGAGTAGAATATCTCTACAAAAGAATATCTCGCATAAAATAGAATATCTCTACAAAAGTCATAGGAGTAGTAATAAACAAGGATAATTGGTTCCTAACTAGATAAGACGGATCAATATTTTCAAAAATGTAATCACATAATGTATTTTTGCCTTCTATATGTTGTACTTAGCATATGAAAAGATATTCATTAGCTTAATATATTCATTAAGTATATACGAATATATCTAAATGATTACCATATTGAGCAACGTAACTTAATTAATCCATCTACATTTGAAAatgattatttattatttctgaaTGAATCTATTTTGTATGTAAATGATTCATTCTTTTAACTTTTATATGGATTCATAACTTTGATCAAATATTCTTGAATGGTCTTGATAAGTTACAAGACTTTGATCTCTAAATTGTACCATAGATTAATTTATAAAAGTCTTAGGCACATTAATCTATTATATAACTAATTTATACACGTCTTAGGTGCATTAATCAattataaagtaaaatattaaggAAGAACATGCTAATACATACATATGGTAAAGAAAGTTATATTTTACTAACATTTTGACAATGGGATCGTCCTTTGgacggaaaaaaaaaagaagcatttTTAACAATACTTTTTCTGTGATACAGATGCAATTAATTTGCTGAAACGCAATAAACTacaaataaaaatattgtaagagtagtgtttacccttaaaattaaataacaattaaacttataatgtggctctaaggatatgtgatttcacttaataccaattgataaatatgagaattaataatagaaatgaactataaaataaAGCAAACCGGTGTTAGAAATGAACTCAGCCCTCGAATTttgataccctcgaactggttgatgcaagagcaattaaaatataacaagctgataaacaatagtataaacgagaaagagaattatattactTTGATCTCTATGAAATCCCACTTATGGTAtgattctaattacagaagaaaatcacatgattagctaattaaccatttctgatttgatccatttgcgagatttatgccatgatcctcgaccagtcaccgagatttacgctgtgatcctcgaccagtcacggatatctcgcatttctgttattatgctatcttcgatcttgctcgatgtctgtctcatttggtttcgatcgctactagcctcgatctcgataggtacctcggttctgaactcggtaccttgtCCTCGCGActtagtctgttccgttacgaggccatccttTGATGCAgtctcccggtctcggtcaaatagtaaaatcggatgGGCCCGATTTTatccgtatacaaatagtcccctcatttttttggagtgtaatgacaagaaacgaattgagccttcgatttttctACCTCGACCAGTCATGACGTCATCCTCGTGACGGAAGTGACTGAAACATCCCGTCTGTatagttaccaaggcattaaatacaCGTCAGTCGATGGTCAGCCACCGCCAattttgaaccgtcgttgtgaaatctataaatagctcatcttttcaccatttcgaacttttactttcaaattttcaatctccaaagctttttacatcttctaagttcttcatctgcaaatctacgattttcactgctaacctcttcttagaaaaccaaatcttatcatctccatctatttttaacttcaaatccaaatggcgaaaacgtcaaaAACTATTCCTTAAAAGGAAAGTGCTTCTTCATCGCGGCCGGCCGGCGATAAAACACCGATGGAGCCGCGCCcatgaggagtgtgttcccggggggtgCGTCCTCACCTCCGACTttaagaccgataaagcctcgtcgattccCGGTCGATTGATAACATCCAAATCCATTACTAAAAAgcaaatggacacggtcgcatgcaatataatttacccaaccatgagtcagggtcgaatcccacagagaacaatatgtaggcgattaggaatgtaagagaattatcacttattatgcaatgccaaacacttagaatagTTGTTGAGAAAATTTTATTGCTAAATAcgaaaaatgtaaactaacctagaaagcaagtaaaatgatcaatggctacaagcatgggtgcatcggaatttacactcaagtaatgatccaatatattttacaattttataaatatgaatgagtttattatttattagcctcggataataattctatattagtttCTCtcaaagactaacaagacttcttaattgaattatctaaaataattaagagattaagcacacccgaatatggctacaagtagttcattcttatccctaggtagaatctataaagtgagggttaacgcctcaagttcttgttaattaatctttctcaaccccgaattatttttttcaaaattaatccgaagttaatgggtgagtcctagggttagctaatccctttggaaatatttaagaacaagaataattaaagaaataataacttaCTTCATAACAAATAAAAaccgttcaatacataagcacaacaaggtatttaatccacactttaagtatgaatatttccataaataagattcaagtgttggaaataaatactacaaattatatatacaatacaaagcaaggaaatgaagaaatgagcataaaggagtaagaaattctcaaccaaaagcttcaaatcttcaagacccaaatGTGTGTGTAAGAACCCTAACTtccaaaacttgtcttctctagtctaagaactgaaaataagccaaagatcttCAAGATGTTCGAAGTTATCCCCAAAAAATGAGCTATGTCGTCTATTTGTGGTTTGGGGTCAAAAATCGTGAAATTCCATAACTGCCGAGAGTTCTGCCAAgatttgtgaatcgcgatcgtgaAAAGGGGGttacgatcgcgaagagtaattctatAAAGTATTGCAATCGCAGACTAcatcacgcgttcgcgtagagcattTCAGAACAGTTGACCAgcttcttcatcgcattcgcagAACTTGCCTTGCGTTCGCGATGTATTGTTTCCTccagcatcgcgttcgcgattataccttcgcgttcacgaaggtttccttcctccttctttgcgttcgtgtAAGgaacttcgcgtttgcgaaggtttgTTGTCCTGATGCTCCCTGTTCGCGTctaacccttcgcgttcgcgaagggtaattcactAGGCAGtattttgtttgcattttagcttcttttttgACTTGTTTTCACATGGTTTCTTCACCACCACTCCTAAATCACTTGATACTTGAAATATGCCAATAAGCCTCAATAAATGCCTTAATTTCTCAACAAAATTATACAAAAACCTAAGTATCAAAAGGAGATAAGTGGGTAAAATACTAACTTATCATCGATGCGAGCcaatgtcgaggtatatatgctcgataactgagggataccttaagcatgtaaagaaagactgcaactgggagggcaaagaggtggtgatcccgacccccgaagaggacatcaccacccatgtggaagggtttctaaatgtttacacttaccctttcatgctaggccccctcgaccccgtcgtcgttgatttttgccgtcaataccaaataaccctaggccaagtccatccttccttttggtgAATTGTTActctgctccgattcttcgtaagaaaagtcgaggggatgcctttcaccctcgaccacctcatcaggttgtatagcccccgcctctatcgaggcgggttaataaaaatccaacgtcgggctaccaaagtgttgttttcgagtatagacgaggacagggaccgaggctggatgggccggtttgttcgagtgaggacttccgacctaatcccgaccgagaagatgccatttacCGAGAAATGAAATATAAAGCGTA
The DNA window shown above is from Nicotiana tomentosiformis chromosome 8, ASM39032v3, whole genome shotgun sequence and carries:
- the LOC104105791 gene encoding abscisic acid 8'-hydroxylase CYP707A2-like, which codes for MEFVSMFCLFAFISCSLLLLHSIFNFFAFGIKLPLPPGTLGWPYIGETFQLYSQNPSVFFASKVKKYGSIFKTHILGCPCVMISSPEAAKLVLVTKAHLFKPTFPASKERMLGKQAIFFHQGDYHAKLRKLVLRAFMPESIKNIVSDIESIAKSSLESLEGRLINTYQEMKTYTFNVALLSIFGKDEMLYREDLKRCYYILETGYNSMPINLPGTLFHKSMKARKELAKILAKIISVRRETKQNHTDLLGSFMGDQEDLTDEQIADNIIGVIFAARDTTASVLTWILKYLGENPTVLQVVTEEQEGIMREKEENGKGQVLTWADTKKMPMTTRVIQETLRAASILSFTFREAVEDVEFEGYLIPKGWKVLPLFRNIHHSPDNFPEPEKFDPSRFEVSPKPNTFMPFGNGVHSCPGNELAKLEILILVHHLTTKYRWSMMGPQNGIQYGPFALPQNGLPIMLSHKTSS